In Corynebacterium ulcerans, one genomic interval encodes:
- the serS gene encoding serine--tRNA ligase, translating to MIDLKFLRENPDIVRESQRIRGEDPELVDKLLVADEERRAAIQVADELRSEHKAFGKKIGQAAPEERAALLEGSNELKAKVKEAEEAQSASESKVDELQMLFSNVVTDAPAGGEDDFIVLEHVGEPRTFDFEPKDHLELGESLGLIDTKRGTKVGGARFYYLTGDGAFLQLGMLNLAAQKARDNGFQLMIPPVLVRPEIMQGTGFLGAHSDEIYYLERDDLYLVGTSEVALAGYHKDEIIDLNKGPIKYAGWSSCFRREAGSYGKDTRGILRVHQFDKLEMFVFCKPEDAVEQHQALLKMERDMLAAVEVPYRVIDVAGGDLGSSAARKFDTEAWIPTQNTYRELTSTSNCTTFQARRLQTRYRDESGKAQTCATLNGTLATTRWLVAILENNQQADGSVIVPEALRPFVGKDVLEPIK from the coding sequence GTGATTGATCTGAAATTCCTCCGCGAGAACCCCGATATTGTCCGCGAATCCCAGCGTATCCGCGGCGAAGACCCTGAATTGGTAGACAAGCTTCTGGTTGCCGATGAAGAACGACGTGCTGCAATCCAGGTTGCAGATGAGCTGCGTTCCGAGCACAAGGCTTTTGGCAAGAAGATTGGCCAGGCCGCTCCGGAAGAGCGCGCCGCCCTGCTTGAAGGCTCAAATGAGTTGAAGGCAAAGGTAAAAGAAGCTGAGGAAGCGCAGTCTGCCTCAGAGTCAAAGGTAGACGAGCTCCAAATGCTCTTTAGCAATGTGGTCACCGACGCCCCTGCTGGTGGAGAAGATGACTTCATTGTTTTGGAACATGTTGGTGAGCCGCGCACCTTTGACTTTGAACCCAAAGACCACCTTGAGCTTGGTGAGTCCCTGGGGCTGATCGATACCAAGCGTGGCACGAAGGTAGGCGGCGCCCGTTTCTACTACCTCACCGGCGATGGCGCATTCTTGCAGCTGGGGATGCTCAACCTTGCTGCTCAGAAGGCCCGCGACAACGGCTTCCAGCTGATGATTCCACCAGTGTTGGTACGACCCGAGATCATGCAGGGAACCGGCTTCCTGGGTGCTCACTCCGATGAGATCTACTATCTTGAGCGCGATGATCTTTACCTAGTAGGAACCTCTGAGGTGGCCTTGGCTGGCTACCACAAGGATGAAATCATTGACCTCAACAAAGGTCCGATTAAGTACGCTGGTTGGTCTTCCTGCTTCCGTCGTGAGGCCGGCTCCTATGGCAAAGATACCCGCGGTATCCTGCGCGTTCACCAGTTTGACAAGCTTGAGATGTTCGTTTTCTGCAAGCCAGAAGACGCTGTCGAGCAACACCAAGCGCTCCTTAAGATGGAACGCGACATGCTCGCAGCCGTGGAGGTTCCATACCGCGTTATCGACGTCGCCGGAGGCGACCTAGGCTCCTCTGCAGCTCGTAAGTTTGATACTGAGGCATGGATCCCTACCCAGAACACCTACCGTGAGCTGACATCTACCTCAAACTGCACCACGTTCCAGGCACGGCGCCTACAGACTCGCTACCGTGATGAGTCCGGAAAAGCTCAGACGTGTGCCACCCTTAACGGAACTCTTGCCACCACGCGTTGGTTGGTTGCAATCCTTGAGAACAACCAGCAAGCAGATGGCTCAGTTATCGTTCCTGAAGCTCTGCGCCCATTCGTGGGTAAGGACGTTTTGGAGCCAATCAAGTAA
- a CDS encoding lysophospholipid acyltransferase family protein: MNTGWEKQGICWVPKGLHKVPRHPESREWFYGRIVAKLVKGLLRAQAIELTVEGSEHVPAQGSALLAINHTGYYDFIFSGAAANLRGGRLTRFMAKKEIFDVPVVGTLVRMMKHIPVNRAAGAGALDEAIKHLQQGQLVGIFPEATISRSFEVKELKSGAVRIAQQADAPLIPVAVWGSQRVWTKGLKRDIGRSHIPVWIRIGEPVSLEGTVEEATQRLREAMIELLDGVRTEYEKAYGPFAGGESWRPASMGGSAPTVEEAERIDAEQRRIRAEKKAKKQK, from the coding sequence ATGAACACCGGATGGGAAAAGCAGGGCATTTGCTGGGTGCCAAAGGGCTTGCATAAAGTCCCGAGGCATCCAGAGAGCCGAGAGTGGTTTTACGGCCGAATCGTGGCAAAGCTCGTAAAAGGCCTTCTCCGCGCCCAAGCTATCGAACTCACGGTAGAGGGCTCGGAACATGTTCCAGCTCAGGGATCGGCGCTGTTGGCGATCAATCACACAGGCTATTACGACTTCATCTTTAGCGGCGCTGCGGCCAATCTTCGTGGTGGGCGACTGACCCGATTCATGGCTAAGAAGGAAATCTTCGATGTACCTGTAGTGGGCACACTGGTGCGGATGATGAAGCACATTCCGGTTAACCGTGCTGCAGGTGCAGGGGCTCTTGATGAGGCAATTAAGCATCTTCAACAAGGGCAACTTGTGGGCATTTTCCCAGAGGCCACGATCTCTCGGAGTTTTGAGGTCAAAGAGCTAAAGAGCGGTGCCGTGCGTATCGCTCAGCAAGCGGACGCCCCCCTCATTCCCGTCGCGGTCTGGGGTAGTCAACGCGTATGGACTAAGGGGCTGAAGCGTGACATCGGGCGCAGCCACATTCCCGTGTGGATTCGGATCGGTGAACCAGTGTCGCTCGAAGGCACCGTAGAAGAAGCTACGCAACGCCTCCGCGAAGCGATGATCGAGCTACTCGACGGAGTACGCACGGAATATGAAAAGGCCTATGGGCCCTTTGCTGGCGGTGAGTCATGGCGTCCTGCGTCCATGGGAGGTTCTGCGCCTACCGTGGAAGAAGCTGAACGTATCGACGCAGAACAGCGGCGTATTCGCGCTGAGAAAAAGGCTAAGAAACAGAAATAA
- a CDS encoding HAD family hydrolase: MEPEDRIVTWEPKLIVSDVDGTFLDSRERVSLELREVVERAGAQGVFFALATGRPPRWIYHVLDQLSVRPICVCANGAVLYDSASDRVLRAHTLSPEVLRTVVSAVRENLDCGIAVERSGASAFDHPAELFAVTPGYVHAWESDEHGMETENELLSRPAMKLLLRNDALTANEMYALAAPAIPEELAHVTFSIDHGLLEVSAPGVNKAAGLQDLAELLGVDPADAVAFGDMPNDVEMLQWAGHGVAMGNAHEALKQVADEITTSNNDAGVARILQRWF, encoded by the coding sequence CTGGAACCGGAGGACCGCATTGTGACGTGGGAACCCAAGCTCATCGTGAGCGACGTAGACGGAACGTTCCTCGATTCTCGGGAGCGAGTGTCGCTGGAGCTACGCGAGGTTGTTGAGCGCGCCGGGGCTCAGGGAGTCTTCTTTGCTTTGGCTACTGGGCGTCCTCCACGGTGGATTTACCATGTGTTGGATCAGCTGAGCGTTCGGCCTATTTGCGTGTGTGCCAATGGCGCTGTTCTTTATGATTCGGCGAGCGATCGTGTTCTGCGCGCGCATACGCTCAGCCCCGAGGTTCTGCGTACTGTGGTCAGCGCAGTGAGGGAAAATCTTGATTGTGGAATTGCCGTTGAACGTTCGGGGGCTTCTGCCTTTGACCACCCTGCGGAACTGTTCGCGGTGACACCGGGCTATGTCCATGCGTGGGAGAGCGATGAGCACGGGATGGAGACAGAGAATGAACTCTTGTCGCGCCCTGCTATGAAGCTTCTTTTGCGTAACGACGCCCTCACCGCCAACGAAATGTACGCGCTGGCTGCGCCAGCTATCCCCGAAGAGCTAGCGCATGTCACCTTTTCTATTGACCATGGGCTTTTAGAAGTTTCTGCGCCAGGCGTGAACAAAGCGGCGGGACTGCAGGACCTGGCTGAGCTGCTGGGTGTGGACCCCGCGGATGCAGTGGCCTTTGGTGATATGCCTAATGACGTGGAAATGTTGCAGTGGGCGGGGCACGGTGTGGCTATGGGCAACGCTCACGAGGCGCTTAAGCAGGTCGCAGATGAGATAACCACGAGCAACAATGATGCCGGTGTGGCGAGGATCCTTCAACGTTGGTTCTAG
- a CDS encoding GntR family transcriptional regulator — MTSTATLIPMVDTRLGLPARTLTDGTSTPKHQQLREILEELCRTELKPGDMLPGERVLEEAYGVSRITVRRAIGDLVATGQLRRSRGKGTFVAQSPMVTRLQLASFTDEMSARRIEPSSKILASAWSAPNSVVQEFFRTDATTPHTHLVRLRLGNGKPFCLNDAWYNSNFAPDLLENDVYKSVYQILENSYNISITGAEQITTAVAATAETARILDVEVGEPLLKVERHASAGNHPIEWCSSLYRTDRFALRTFISK; from the coding sequence ATGACCAGCACGGCTACACTGATACCTATGGTCGACACTCGATTGGGGTTGCCCGCCAGAACCCTAACTGACGGAACCAGCACGCCAAAGCATCAACAGCTCAGGGAAATACTTGAAGAACTCTGCCGCACCGAGCTCAAACCTGGCGACATGCTGCCTGGTGAGCGCGTTTTAGAAGAGGCCTATGGGGTCAGCAGGATCACCGTAAGACGTGCCATCGGCGACCTCGTAGCCACCGGCCAGCTCCGCCGTAGCCGAGGCAAAGGCACCTTTGTGGCGCAATCTCCTATGGTCACTCGCCTACAACTCGCTTCTTTTACAGATGAGATGTCTGCGCGGCGTATTGAGCCTTCCAGCAAGATTTTGGCGTCCGCTTGGTCCGCACCCAATTCTGTGGTCCAAGAGTTCTTCCGTACAGACGCCACTACGCCGCATACCCACCTCGTGCGTCTCCGCCTAGGAAACGGCAAACCTTTCTGTCTCAACGACGCATGGTACAACTCAAACTTCGCGCCAGATTTACTAGAAAACGACGTGTATAAGTCCGTTTATCAGATTCTGGAAAATTCTTACAACATTTCCATTACCGGCGCGGAACAAATCACCACAGCGGTCGCCGCGACAGCTGAAACAGCCCGAATTCTCGACGTTGAAGTGGGAGAACCTCTTCTCAAAGTTGAGCGTCATGCCAGTGCAGGCAACCATCCCATCGAGTGGTGTTCCTCCCTTTATCGCACAGATAGATTTGCGTTGCGGACCTTTATTTCAAAGTAA
- a CDS encoding N-acetylmuramoyl-L-alanine amidase, whose translation MQQRRRLVPTPTRPVTAIVSAVALLASAVVGIGANQILHTDNTGIDPIEASVSTDSLASGQSVTVNDAAISAQGETGARTVKQFHRDQPFSQFAITWNGEKDIAAFVRAQRADGTWSEWYDTEPLDYGAGDTEKRGTDLIYIEPTNTIQVSMSGVDITGGAPATPPNAEAAPQPAAEQPAADAQPAAPVENPEVHGMAPLPSNFGDIKPVAETTNITATNDVSEFDVVFIEGGESQLPENGIQMTADSDGMPRVISRKGWGANESIRCQQPSYFDGVKGITIHHTAGSNNYTESQAPGIVRGIYQYHAQTLGWCDVGYQSLADKYGNLYEGRYGGLNRNVWGAHAGGFNENTWAISMLGNYDTAPTTPAMIKSVGELAGWRSAVAGIDPTGSGTHYSEGTSYTPYPKGQAVNLPNIFAHRDVGNTACPGQHAYAQMGNIRTTAKQKYDSIKRGTAQSGGIQNTPPRGDAPAPHHPAPAQPNAQIANIAELVNKLAGSSMPKDLNSAVAAGGSLLLLAATIASTQGLIPGNLGTIGNVPVINGLKLSQIPPIITRVVDLLSNSQITRAWNDIKTVFGPVLGNPRSGVATYASKTGEEVEYALFDNGIIVSTPSTGTNALWGAIGDAWAQQGFDAGPLGLPTGTQYQSGEEYRVDFQHGYITFNPATGAVNIHTN comes from the coding sequence GTGCAGCAACGACGTCGCCTAGTCCCCACACCGACTCGGCCAGTCACTGCCATCGTCTCTGCAGTGGCACTTTTGGCCTCCGCAGTCGTTGGCATTGGCGCCAACCAGATCTTGCATACCGATAACACCGGTATCGACCCCATCGAAGCCAGCGTGAGCACAGACAGCCTCGCCTCTGGCCAGAGCGTCACCGTTAACGACGCAGCCATTTCCGCCCAAGGCGAGACAGGTGCCCGCACCGTCAAGCAGTTCCACCGCGACCAGCCATTCTCCCAGTTTGCGATCACATGGAACGGCGAAAAGGACATCGCAGCTTTCGTCCGCGCTCAGCGTGCCGACGGAACCTGGTCCGAGTGGTACGACACCGAGCCGCTCGATTACGGCGCAGGCGACACAGAAAAACGCGGCACCGACCTGATCTACATCGAGCCAACCAATACGATCCAAGTCTCTATGTCCGGTGTGGATATCACCGGCGGCGCTCCAGCAACACCACCAAATGCTGAGGCAGCACCTCAGCCGGCAGCCGAGCAACCAGCAGCAGATGCCCAGCCAGCGGCTCCCGTTGAGAACCCAGAAGTGCATGGCATGGCACCTTTGCCCTCCAACTTTGGTGACATCAAACCCGTAGCAGAGACAACAAATATCACGGCTACCAACGATGTCTCAGAATTCGATGTCGTCTTTATCGAGGGCGGCGAATCTCAGCTGCCAGAAAACGGCATCCAAATGACCGCCGATTCCGATGGCATGCCCCGCGTTATTTCCCGCAAGGGCTGGGGCGCTAATGAGTCCATCCGATGCCAGCAGCCAAGCTACTTTGACGGCGTCAAAGGCATTACGATTCACCACACCGCGGGCTCCAACAACTACACCGAGTCGCAAGCACCCGGAATTGTCCGAGGCATCTACCAGTACCACGCTCAGACCTTGGGATGGTGCGACGTGGGATACCAGTCACTAGCGGACAAGTACGGCAACCTGTATGAGGGACGCTACGGTGGACTTAACCGCAACGTATGGGGTGCTCACGCTGGCGGATTCAACGAAAATACCTGGGCTATCTCCATGCTGGGTAACTACGACACCGCTCCTACGACACCGGCAATGATCAAATCTGTCGGAGAGCTCGCAGGTTGGCGCTCAGCCGTCGCAGGCATCGACCCCACCGGCTCCGGAACGCATTACTCCGAGGGAACCAGCTACACCCCTTACCCCAAGGGCCAAGCTGTAAATCTGCCGAATATCTTCGCTCACCGCGACGTTGGTAACACCGCATGCCCAGGCCAGCACGCCTACGCTCAAATGGGCAACATCCGAACAACCGCCAAGCAGAAGTACGATTCCATCAAAAGAGGCACCGCTCAATCTGGCGGAATACAAAACACCCCACCACGTGGGGATGCACCGGCGCCTCATCATCCAGCACCTGCTCAGCCGAATGCTCAAATCGCAAACATCGCCGAGCTAGTAAACAAATTAGCTGGATCGTCGATGCCTAAGGATCTTAATTCTGCTGTGGCCGCAGGCGGTTCCTTGTTGCTCCTCGCTGCAACCATTGCCTCCACCCAAGGACTCATCCCTGGAAACCTGGGCACCATAGGCAATGTACCGGTGATCAACGGACTGAAGCTTTCACAAATCCCGCCGATCATCACTCGCGTGGTTGACCTGCTCAGCAACTCTCAGATCACGCGTGCATGGAATGACATTAAAACTGTCTTTGGCCCGGTATTAGGCAATCCCCGCTCCGGCGTAGCAACCTATGCCTCCAAGACCGGAGAAGAGGTTGAATACGCCCTCTTTGACAACGGCATCATTGTCTCCACCCCGTCTACCGGCACAAACGCCCTGTGGGGTGCGATCGGCGATGCGTGGGCTCAACAGGGCTTCGACGCCGGCCCTCTGGGTCTTCCCACCGGAACGCAGTACCAGTCTGGCGAGGAATACCGCGTAGATTTCCAGCACGGCTACATCACGTTCAACCCAGCTACCGGAGCAGTAAATATTCACACAAACTAG